The window TTCTTCGCTGCCCATTTCACCATTTAAATAGCGCTCAATTGCTTCTGTTAACTGGTAAGTACTCATTTCTTTTTTCCTTTACTTCTGCTGAAAAAACAATTTCTTCAACCTTTGCAGGCATTTATATTTTTGAGTTTTGGCATTATCCGCATTGGTGTAACCAAACTTCTCGCAGATCTCCTGCATCGATCTGTCATTAATATAAAAGTCTTCGATAATTGTTTTACAAGGTTCGCCTAATAATTTAAGCGAGCTTTCCATTTTACCGAATTGTATATCGCGGTCGCTGTGCAGGTCAACATCCTCCTCAACAGGTAAATGCTCCTGAAAATCCCTGATATCCCCTCCGTACCGGTTCATTTGGCTTAAGCGTTTAAGCCATAAGCGCCTGCATACAGAGTAGATAAAGGTTTTCAGCTTGCTACTCAGCTCAAATTCGCCGCCTTTAACTTTGTTATAAAGAACTATAATAGCCTCCTGATAAATATCTTTGGCATCATCCTGGGTACCGCTATTGTTAATTATTAATTGCAATACCATTGGAAAGTAAGCGAGATACAATCTTTTCAATACCGTTTCCGAATTATTGAGTATGCCCAATATCACTTCATTATCGGTTGGCACACTGTTGTTCATCTCTTTACTCACTACTTAATACTATTTGCGCTAAATTGTAACCCATTATTCATAAAAAAAAATAAATCAGCTATAATATTATTGTTACCCGCCTTCCTTGCTGATGTTCAGGCCGATAAAGTTAAAATTAACTTAACATATCTTTAAAACATAACCCCCGGGATACTGGTTATATACCCTGAACAATAAAACATCACATCACTATGAAAAACGCATTTAAAACATTTTGCCTTGGCGCGGTCATTACCGTTTCAATAGCCGCCTGCAACGGTAACAATACGGCCAGCAGCGCTGATTCTACAAAAGTTGACTCTTCAAGTTCAGTAAACACCAAGACTGATACTACCATTAAAGTTGATACCGCCTCGCCGGTAACGGATACTACAAAAAAAGTTGATACAATTTCTAAAACTGTTGCAAAGAAAACTGTAGCAAAAAAGACAATAGTAAAAAATCCATAATTGCAATATTTTAAAGCTAATTCAAATAAATCGTAAATTTTTTCAATAAATGTGGGTTACCTTTTTATATTTGTGGGTATTAACACTAAATTTATAATCACTTTAAAAAAATTAACGATGAAAAACGCATTTAAATTTGGCTTTTTAGCTTTAGCTATCACTTTATCAGTTGCTGCTTGTAAAGGTTCTGGTTCAGCTTCTGCTACAGATTCAGCTAAAAAAGATTCTGCTGCTACTGTTGACACAGCTAAGAAAGATTCTGCTGCTACTGTTGACACAGCTAAGAAAGATTCTGCTGCTAAGAAAGATTCAACCAAGAAAATGTAATTTTTCCTGGAAAGAAAATAGAACGCCTGGGTATTTTACCCGGGCGTTTTGTTTTTTATACTTTTTTAAAAAAAACGGGTTACCTTTTTTAATACCCGGTATTAATAAACAAAACTATAACACATAAAATATTTCAAAAATGAAAAACGCATTTAAATTTGGCTTTTTAGCTTTAGCTATCACTTTATCAGTTGCTGCTTGTAAAGGTTCTGGTTCAGCTTCAACTACTGATACAGTTAAAAAAGATTCAACAGCTACTACCGTTGTAGATTCAACTAAAAAAGATTCAACTGTTAAGGTTGATACAGTTGTTAAAAAAGATTCAACTAAAAAAATGTAATTTTTGCGGTAATAAAATAACAAAGCCCGGTCAATTTGACCGGGCTTTGTTATTTACAGCTATTTTGTAGTTACTACTCTTCAGAATAAACACTCTGCACCCTATCCCGCAGGTTATAGCCCGACACCATTACCTCGCCATAAGCGCCGGCTGTACGTATGGCAATTAAATTACCACGTACGGATTCAGGCAATAACACATCCTTACGGAAACAATCCGTGCTCTCACATATAGGGCCAACCACATCATACTTAGTCATAAGTTTTGAGTTTTGAGTTTTAAGTTCACCATTATTATTAACTGACTCATTACTCATCACTGGCAACTGGCTACTAATATTATCTATCTGGTGATACGCCTGGTAAAGCATAGGGCGTATCAGTTCGGTCATACCGGCGTCCAGTATCAAAAAGTTCTTTTTCAAACCGTTCTTTACATACAATACCCTGGATATAAGCGATGCGCTATGCGCAACCAGGGCACGGCCCAGTTCAAAGTGAACTTCCTGATTTGGTTTTACTATCAAATGGTCGTTAAAAACCTTAAAATAACTTTCAAAATCGGGGATATTATTCGTGTCGGGATTGTAATAATCAACACCCAAACCACCGCCTACATTTAATACTTTAATGGTAAAGCCCCGCTCTTCAAACCATTTATCAAGCTCGTTCACTTTTACGCAAAGGTTTTTAAATACCTCCATATCGGTGATCTGTGAGCCTATATGGAAATGAATGCCCATAAATTCAAGGTTGGTGCTGGCATGCAAAGCATCTG of the Mucilaginibacter boryungensis genome contains:
- the lysA gene encoding diaminopimelate decarboxylase; its protein translation is MFSPATINRFQNLETPFYYYDLNLLKQTLEACRTASAKYNFHVHYAMKANFNPKVVSTIQAYGFGADSVSGNEVRAAIEGGFSKDKVVFAGVGKSDKEINYALEADIFCFNVESVQELAIINDLAKTKGKTARVAIRINPNVDANTHHFITTGLEENKFGVDIWQLPNVADALHASTNLEFMGIHFHIGSQITDMEVFKNLCVKVNELDKWFEERGFTIKVLNVGGGLGVDYYNPDTNNIPDFESYFKVFNDHLIVKPNQEVHFELGRALVAHSASLISRVLYVKNGLKKNFLILDAGMTELIRPMLYQAYHQIDNISSQLPVMSNESVNNNGELKTQNSKLMTKYDVVGPICESTDCFRKDVLLPESVRGNLIAIRTAGAYGEVMVSGYNLRDRVQSVYSEE
- a CDS encoding RNA polymerase sigma factor → MSKEMNNSVPTDNEVILGILNNSETVLKRLYLAYFPMVLQLIINNSGTQDDAKDIYQEAIIVLYNKVKGGEFELSSKLKTFIYSVCRRLWLKRLSQMNRYGGDIRDFQEHLPVEEDVDLHSDRDIQFGKMESSLKLLGEPCKTIIEDFYINDRSMQEICEKFGYTNADNAKTQKYKCLQRLKKLFFQQK